A genomic stretch from bacterium includes:
- a CDS encoding DUF2914 domain-containing protein, which yields MFETKERSRLGAALLTGLLLVVAVAATAAAQDQDAPAATAAPAATVELSFGTGIDRETRDVTGASARFATADFTEETGQIYCLSRVMNIGAPAAVTHVWYHDGTTMAKVDLNVGSEDWRTWSSKRILRAWTGNWEVKVLDANGMVLASAGFVIE from the coding sequence ATGTTCGAGACGAAGGAGCGCAGCCGCCTGGGCGCGGCCCTGCTGACGGGATTGCTGCTGGTGGTGGCGGTCGCGGCGACGGCCGCGGCCCAGGACCAGGACGCGCCGGCCGCGACGGCGGCGCCGGCGGCCACGGTCGAGTTGTCGTTCGGCACGGGGATCGACCGCGAGACCCGTGACGTGACGGGCGCCTCGGCGCGGTTCGCCACGGCCGACTTCACCGAGGAGACGGGGCAGATCTACTGCCTGAGCCGGGTCATGAACATCGGGGCCCCGGCCGCGGTGACCCATGTCTGGTACCACGACGGCACGACCATGGCGAAGGTCGACCTGAACGTGGGCAGCGAGGACTGGCGCACCTGGTCGTCCAAGCGCATCCTCAGGGCCTGGACGGGCAACTGGGAGGTCAAGGTCCTGGACGCCAACGGCATGGTCCTTGCCTCGGCCGGGTTTGTCATCGAGTAA
- the rpsF gene encoding 30S ribosomal protein S6, which yields MKKYELIFILRAELPDTEMESRVARVKEILAGHDGEVTQENHWGVRRLAYEIEYESRGNYMFLKFKSEGTAVAELDKFLRLDDQVLRHLVVVDEEWEERNRVSMAKRRQNRPEENAGAAE from the coding sequence GTGAAGAAGTACGAATTGATCTTCATCTTGCGGGCCGAACTGCCCGACACCGAGATGGAGTCCCGTGTTGCCCGCGTGAAGGAGATCCTGGCGGGTCACGACGGCGAGGTGACCCAGGAGAACCACTGGGGCGTGCGTCGTCTGGCCTACGAGATCGAGTACGAGAGCCGGGGGAACTACATGTTCCTGAAGTTCAAGAGCGAGGGCACGGCCGTGGCCGAGCTGGACAAGTTCCTGCGCCTGGACGATCAGGTCCTGCGCCATCTCGTCGTCGTCGACGAGGAGTGGGAAGAGCGCAACCGCGTTTCGATGGCCAAGCGCCGTCAGAACCGTCCCGAGGAGAATGCCGGCGCCGCCGAGTAG
- a CDS encoding peptidyl-prolyl cis-trans isomerase, translating into MSAVRRIVTVILFGALALALAACNETGGNQASEYRIEWRPLFGDFTNDTSEVVARVGDIELTQRMIELYIDELPPRLKSQYTGPDGQRLALKRMIDQTLMVTSAMEIRLYNDQDVARQLISQRRNTLDYAMRNYGLLRGKEPTEEELRKYFEDNRDKYRQAGNVMTRHVECLTRADAELAYKRLMSGEYENNFLHVVAEMSVNEETKKEGGNTGWFTKGGFIPYIRDSEDYADKVFDLEIGLHPPIQVGDRWHVVEVTHRENSRPQTYAEARETVRTDMMPAWQDAIIKDYLLEARTKYGVEMLGQYAPGQGATPAELFNRALAVRDPQQKIDLLNMIYTDYPQSDKADDALFMMANVSLDHWQDVRVAERYLRMLLEEYPDSELREDATFLRENLYNPRKLNPQSIEDLKEN; encoded by the coding sequence ATGTCCGCCGTCCGTCGTATCGTGACCGTCATCCTGTTCGGGGCCCTGGCCCTGGCCCTGGCCGCCTGCAACGAGACCGGGGGCAACCAGGCCTCCGAGTACCGCATCGAGTGGCGCCCGCTGTTCGGCGACTTCACCAACGACACCAGCGAGGTCGTCGCCCGGGTGGGGGACATCGAACTGACCCAGCGCATGATCGAGCTGTACATCGACGAACTGCCGCCGCGGCTCAAGAGCCAGTACACCGGGCCCGATGGCCAGCGGCTGGCGCTGAAGCGGATGATCGACCAGACCCTGATGGTGACGAGCGCCATGGAGATCCGGCTGTACAACGACCAGGACGTGGCCCGCCAGCTGATCAGCCAGCGCCGGAACACCCTCGACTACGCCATGCGCAACTACGGCCTGCTGCGGGGCAAGGAGCCCACCGAGGAGGAGCTGCGCAAGTACTTCGAGGACAACCGGGACAAGTATCGCCAGGCGGGCAACGTCATGACCCGCCACGTGGAGTGCCTCACCCGGGCGGACGCGGAGCTGGCCTACAAGCGCCTGATGTCCGGCGAGTACGAGAACAACTTCCTGCACGTGGTCGCCGAGATGAGCGTCAACGAGGAGACGAAGAAGGAGGGCGGCAACACGGGCTGGTTCACCAAGGGCGGCTTCATTCCCTACATCCGGGACTCGGAGGACTACGCCGACAAGGTCTTCGACCTGGAGATCGGCCTCCATCCGCCCATCCAGGTGGGCGACCGCTGGCACGTGGTGGAGGTCACCCACCGCGAGAACTCCCGGCCGCAGACCTACGCCGAGGCGCGCGAGACGGTCAGGACCGACATGATGCCGGCGTGGCAGGATGCCATCATCAAGGATTATCTTCTGGAGGCGCGGACCAAGTACGGCGTCGAGATGCTGGGCCAGTATGCGCCGGGCCAGGGGGCCACGCCGGCCGAGCTGTTCAACCGGGCGCTGGCGGTCCGGGATCCGCAGCAGAAGATCGATCTGCTGAACATGATCTACACGGACTACCCGCAGAGCGACAAGGCCGACGACGCCCTGTTCATGATGGCCAACGTGTCCCTCGACCACTGGCAGGACGTCCGCGTGGCGGAACGGTACCTGCGGATGCTGCTCGAGGAGTATCCCGACAGCGAGCTGCGGGAGGACGCGACATTCCTGCGGGAGAACCTGTACAATCCGCGCAAGCTGAATCCGCAGAGCATCGAGGACCTGAAGGAGAATTGA
- a CDS encoding 30S ribosomal protein S18 — protein sequence MARKNLRIKKKKKKRRHGKAKVCFFTKTGMVAIDYKDEDLLRRFVTERGKIAPRRNTGTLPKYQRPLAMAIKRARHLALLPFVKEYYR from the coding sequence ATGGCCCGCAAGAACCTTCGGATCAAGAAAAAGAAGAAGAAGAGAAGGCACGGCAAGGCGAAGGTCTGCTTCTTCACGAAGACCGGCATGGTCGCCATCGACTACAAGGACGAGGATCTGCTCCGGCGTTTCGTGACCGAGCGCGGCAAGATCGCCCCGCGTCGCAACACCGGCACCCTGCCCAAGTACCAGCGGCCCCTGGCGATGGCGATCAAGCGCGCCCGTCACCTGGCCCTGCTGCCGTTCGTGAAGGAGTACTACCGGTAG
- a CDS encoding peptidyl-tRNA hydrolase, which produces MTQAGPRLVVGLGNPGSRYAGNRHNIGFMVLDALAARRGLAFAPLGEVGLLAVDGDLHLLKPLCYMNLSGEAVVAWSDLTGVPVTGRSVPATPDAASDSISDPISDPMSDPISDPISDPASDPMSDPTSGLRPLVVCDDLALPLGSVRLRERGSSGGQNGLASVIAHLGGEEFPRLRLGVAPLDGPVDPADWPDYVLADFAPGQAAEVAELVDHAVAAIEAWLAEGLAVAISRHNRRIRPPAD; this is translated from the coding sequence ATGACGCAGGCAGGGCCCCGGCTCGTGGTGGGGCTGGGCAATCCGGGCTCGCGGTACGCGGGCAACCGCCACAACATCGGTTTCATGGTGCTGGACGCGCTGGCGGCCCGTCGGGGCCTCGCATTCGCCCCGCTGGGCGAGGTCGGCCTGCTCGCGGTCGACGGCGACCTCCATCTGCTGAAGCCGCTGTGCTACATGAACCTGAGCGGCGAGGCGGTCGTGGCCTGGTCGGACCTCACCGGGGTGCCGGTCACGGGGCGGTCCGTGCCGGCGACGCCTGACGCTGCGTCCGACTCGATATCCGACCCGATCTCCGACCCGATGTCCGACCCGATCTCCGACCCGATCTCCGACCCGGCGTCCGACCCGATGTCCGACCCGACGTCCGGTCTGCGGCCCCTGGTCGTGTGCGACGACCTGGCCCTGCCGCTGGGCTCGGTCCGGCTGCGGGAGCGCGGCAGCAGCGGGGGGCAGAACGGTCTGGCGTCGGTCATCGCGCACCTCGGGGGGGAGGAGTTCCCCCGCCTCCGGCTGGGGGTCGCGCCCCTCGACGGACCGGTGGACCCGGCCGACTGGCCCGACTACGTGCTCGCCGATTTCGCGCCCGGGCAGGCGGCGGAGGTGGCCGAACTGGTGGACCACGCCGTGGCCGCGATCGAGGCGTGGCTCGCCGAGGGCCTCGCGGTGGCCATTTCGCGGCACAACCGCCGGATCCGGCCCCCGGCCGACTGA
- a CDS encoding DUF2232 domain-containing protein, which yields MPVLGMTGRWPGFVPAAVAFAVTLAVTWLIEAAARSGETGGPIGGLVLLVLLPAPLLLAVMWGGAVLTARPTALVVAGAAAWFGATVALFAFDAVWSLGGQVAGGALAGWALVRRWRLDAAIIVVSLALLPPLIWSGVEMSPDEQIDALSREMLKAAEERMPQAADATQRERALATERENIARVSAAAKKMYPFFVGLGLLGQAIIILAGLWLLARAVGAESSPWRLPPFPRWRLPFYVVWTVIAGLGLFLTRWSPLCDAGLNLALLGALVLSIQGIAVQVFVTNRMLSPVGRVVYWAVMGMFFAPLVVVSGVVLGLADQWWDIRRLDAPPASEGPQNDAGDDGDDAPTDRN from the coding sequence GTGCCTGTCCTGGGCATGACCGGCCGTTGGCCGGGATTCGTGCCCGCGGCGGTGGCCTTCGCTGTCACCCTCGCGGTCACGTGGCTGATCGAGGCCGCGGCCCGCTCCGGCGAGACCGGCGGCCCGATCGGGGGCCTGGTGCTGCTCGTGCTGCTGCCGGCGCCGTTGCTGCTGGCGGTCATGTGGGGCGGGGCCGTGCTGACCGCGCGGCCGACGGCCCTGGTCGTCGCCGGGGCGGCGGCCTGGTTCGGTGCCACGGTCGCCCTGTTCGCCTTCGACGCCGTCTGGTCCCTCGGGGGCCAGGTCGCCGGGGGGGCGCTGGCCGGCTGGGCCCTGGTGCGGCGCTGGCGGCTGGACGCGGCGATCATCGTCGTGAGCCTGGCCCTGCTGCCGCCGCTGATCTGGTCGGGCGTCGAGATGTCGCCCGACGAGCAGATCGACGCCCTGAGCCGGGAGATGCTCAAGGCCGCCGAGGAGCGCATGCCCCAGGCGGCCGACGCGACCCAGCGCGAGCGGGCCCTGGCGACCGAGCGGGAGAACATCGCGCGGGTGTCCGCGGCCGCCAAGAAGATGTATCCGTTCTTCGTGGGGCTGGGGCTCCTCGGGCAGGCGATCATCATCCTGGCGGGGCTCTGGCTCCTGGCCCGGGCGGTGGGAGCCGAATCCTCGCCCTGGCGCCTGCCGCCGTTCCCGCGTTGGCGGTTGCCGTTCTACGTGGTGTGGACGGTCATCGCCGGCCTGGGACTGTTCCTGACCCGGTGGTCGCCCCTGTGCGACGCCGGCTTGAATCTCGCCCTGCTCGGAGCCCTCGTGCTCTCGATCCAGGGCATCGCGGTCCAGGTCTTCGTGACCAACCGCATGCTGTCGCCCGTGGGCCGGGTGGTCTACTGGGCGGTGATGGGGATGTTCTTCGCGCCGCTGGTCGTGGTCAGCGGGGTGGTGCTGGGCCTCGCGGACCAGTGGTGGGACATCCGGCGACTCGACGCCCCGCCGGCGTCCGAGGGCCCGCAGAACGATGCCGGCGACGACGGCGACGACGCGCCGACCGACCGGAACTGA
- a CDS encoding 50S ribosomal protein L25: MSLVNLNIFPRTTTGKNANRRTRAAGRVPAIVYGHEREATNVELDAHQFDVAMIHLAGRSAIFKLEQDGVSEEHIALLREVQRNPVTDEVLHIDLYEIPRGKPVTVPVAVHVVGSNHAVKTGEASVALSLDTIEISCRPSQLPEMIEVDITELGLNDKIFVGDITPPVGEFVTDAEMLVLNIKPAVVFADEEETEEGAAGAAGAEDAASAEGGEEKSED; the protein is encoded by the coding sequence ATGAGTCTCGTGAACCTGAACATCTTCCCCCGCACCACCACCGGCAAGAACGCCAACCGCCGCACCCGGGCCGCCGGCCGCGTGCCCGCCATCGTGTACGGTCACGAGCGGGAAGCCACGAACGTCGAGCTCGACGCCCATCAGTTCGATGTGGCGATGATCCACCTGGCCGGCCGGAGCGCCATCTTCAAGCTGGAGCAGGACGGCGTCAGCGAAGAGCACATCGCCCTGCTGCGCGAGGTGCAGCGCAACCCGGTGACGGACGAGGTCCTGCACATCGATCTGTACGAGATTCCCCGCGGCAAGCCCGTGACCGTGCCGGTCGCGGTGCATGTGGTGGGCTCCAACCATGCGGTCAAGACGGGCGAGGCCTCGGTCGCCCTGTCCCTCGACACCATCGAGATCAGCTGCCGCCCGAGCCAGCTGCCCGAGATGATCGAGGTGGACATCACCGAGCTGGGCCTGAACGACAAGATCTTCGTGGGCGACATCACGCCGCCGGTGGGCGAGTTCGTCACCGATGCGGAGATGCTGGTCCTGAACATCAAGCCGGCCGTGGTCTTCGCCGACGAGGAGGAGACCGAGGAGGGCGCCGCGGGCGCCGCCGGTGCCGAGGATGCCGCGTCCGCCGAGGGTGGCGAGGAGAAGTCCGAGGACTGA
- the spoVG gene encoding septation regulator SpoVG: MDISEIRITLRDDNKLKGFASITLDNAFVIRGLKVIEGASGLFIAMPSRKRKDGTFQDIAHPINMATREWMENQVIAAYRQELQRVENGEIPPPSRHAHYDDDDGDAMMEERF; encoded by the coding sequence TTGGATATTTCCGAAATCAGGATTACTTTGCGCGACGACAACAAGCTCAAGGGCTTTGCCAGCATCACGTTGGACAATGCCTTCGTCATTCGGGGCCTCAAGGTCATCGAGGGCGCGTCGGGCCTGTTCATCGCCATGCCGAGTCGCAAGCGCAAGGACGGAACGTTCCAGGATATCGCCCATCCGATCAACATGGCGACCCGGGAGTGGATGGAGAACCAGGTCATCGCCGCGTACCGGCAGGAGCTGCAACGGGTCGAGAACGGGGAGATCCCGCCTCCGAGCCGGCACGCCCACTACGATGACGACGACGGCGACGCGATGATGGAGGAGCGCTTCTAG
- a CDS encoding mannose-1-phosphate guanylyltransferase translates to MTAPSTTSPGRDVRGFCIIMAGGRGTRFWPLSRTARPKQLQALAGERSLLRETFERVVPLVGPDRVLVVTSGPQGAATRAELPELASDRIIVEPVGRNTAPCAVLGMGLAGRLAPEAPVALLPADHAIPDADTFRTQLARAFALAAADRTVVTFGIAPDRAETGYGYLETADVAGDVREGVAFVEKPDLATAGEYVRSGRHFWNSGMFVWHPDHFRAEAEAHVPDVVRRLAPAVAAQGTESFAAALEDAYRDCPADSIDFAVMEKLARFRVLPAAFRWSDLGSWDAWAASAAALDGTNRGRADLLAIDATGNIVRGERRLVALLGVDDLIIIDTDDALLVCRKADAQRIKEVIARLETEGRDELL, encoded by the coding sequence ATGACCGCCCCGTCGACCACCTCTCCCGGACGCGATGTCCGGGGCTTCTGCATCATCATGGCCGGGGGCCGAGGCACGCGCTTCTGGCCCCTGAGCCGCACCGCCCGGCCCAAGCAGCTGCAGGCGCTGGCCGGGGAGCGCAGCCTGCTGCGCGAAACCTTCGAACGCGTGGTGCCGCTCGTGGGACCGGATCGCGTGCTCGTCGTCACCAGCGGCCCCCAGGGCGCCGCCACCCGCGCCGAACTTCCCGAACTCGCCTCCGACCGGATCATCGTCGAGCCCGTGGGACGCAACACCGCCCCGTGCGCCGTGCTGGGCATGGGGCTGGCCGGCCGCCTGGCCCCGGAGGCGCCGGTGGCGCTGCTGCCGGCCGATCACGCCATTCCCGACGCCGACACGTTCCGGACGCAGCTCGCCCGGGCCTTCGCCCTGGCGGCCGCCGACAGGACCGTGGTCACCTTCGGCATCGCGCCGGACCGGGCGGAGACGGGCTACGGCTACCTGGAGACCGCGGACGTCGCCGGCGATGTGCGCGAGGGTGTGGCGTTCGTCGAGAAGCCCGACCTCGCCACGGCCGGGGAGTACGTCCGCAGCGGCCGGCATTTCTGGAACAGCGGCATGTTCGTCTGGCACCCGGACCACTTCCGGGCCGAAGCGGAGGCCCACGTGCCCGATGTGGTGCGACGCCTCGCCCCGGCGGTCGCCGCCCAGGGAACCGAATCGTTCGCCGCGGCGTTGGAGGACGCCTACCGCGACTGCCCCGCCGACTCCATCGACTTCGCCGTGATGGAGAAGCTCGCCCGCTTCCGGGTGCTGCCGGCGGCATTCCGCTGGTCGGACCTGGGCAGCTGGGACGCCTGGGCGGCCTCGGCCGCGGCACTGGACGGAACCAACCGGGGCCGGGCCGACCTGCTGGCCATCGACGCCACCGGCAACATCGTGCGCGGGGAGCGCCGACTGGTGGCCCTGCTGGGCGTCGACGACCTGATCATCATCGACACCGACGACGCCCTGCTCGTCTGCCGCAAGGCCGACGCCCAACGCATCAAGGAAGTCATTGCTCGACTCGAAACCGAAGGCCGCGACGAACTGCTCTGA
- a CDS encoding ribose-phosphate pyrophosphokinase, which yields MSNNLVVISGTAHPEIGRRIAENLGISPLNIEATRFSDGEISIKLLENIRGTDAFIVQPTMPPAENIIELLLLIDAVKRASCRRVTAVIPYFGYARQDRKDQPRVPIAAKVMADLISTAGADRVLTIDLHAPQIQGFFNIPLDHIYSAPVLLSHFKDKPRENLAVVAPDVGSIKMARSFAKRLDAGLAIIDKRRPRPNEAVVMNFIGDVEGKDVVIFDDMIDTAGTLTDAARVCYEVHGALSVTAVCTHPILSGRALERLNESPIREVVVTNTIPFDRQEQCEKIKVLDIAPLLAEAIERIHLEKTVSALFV from the coding sequence ATGTCCAACAACCTGGTCGTGATCAGCGGCACGGCCCACCCCGAGATCGGCCGCCGCATCGCCGAGAACCTGGGCATCTCGCCCCTGAACATCGAGGCGACGCGGTTCTCCGACGGCGAGATCTCCATCAAGCTGCTCGAGAACATCCGCGGCACCGACGCCTTCATCGTCCAGCCGACCATGCCACCGGCCGAGAACATCATCGAACTGCTGCTGCTCATCGACGCCGTGAAGCGGGCCTCGTGCCGTCGGGTCACGGCCGTGATCCCGTACTTCGGCTACGCCCGGCAGGACCGCAAGGACCAGCCGCGCGTGCCCATCGCGGCGAAGGTCATGGCCGACCTGATCTCCACGGCGGGGGCCGACCGGGTGCTGACCATCGACCTGCACGCGCCGCAGATCCAGGGCTTCTTCAACATCCCCCTCGACCACATCTACTCGGCGCCCGTGCTGCTCTCGCACTTCAAGGACAAGCCGCGGGAGAACCTGGCGGTCGTGGCGCCGGACGTGGGCTCGATCAAGATGGCCCGCTCCTTCGCCAAGCGTCTCGATGCGGGCCTGGCCATCATCGACAAGCGCCGCCCGCGCCCCAACGAGGCCGTGGTCATGAACTTCATCGGCGACGTCGAGGGCAAGGACGTGGTCATCTTCGACGACATGATCGACACCGCCGGCACCCTGACCGACGCCGCCCGGGTGTGCTACGAGGTGCACGGGGCCCTTTCGGTCACGGCGGTCTGCACCCACCCGATCCTGTCGGGTCGGGCGCTCGAGCGGCTGAACGAGTCGCCCATCCGCGAGGTGGTGGTGACCAACACGATCCCCTTCGACCGCCAGGAGCAGTGCGAGAAGATCAAGGTGCTGGACATCGCGCCCCTGCTCGCCGAGGCCATCGAGCGGATCCACCTCGAGAAGACGGTCAGCGCCCTCTTCGTCTAG
- the rplI gene encoding 50S ribosomal protein L9 — translation MEVILMENVDNLGEMGTTVTVARGYARNYLIPKGLAVLATDAHRKLVAEHMKIAAKRDDLRKAAAEELAAKIGELECTITVQADEEDKLYGSVTARDIAEHLKSEHATFEHKQVVLDEAIKQLGVYSVPVKLHSAVEVMAKVWVVKG, via the coding sequence ATGGAAGTCATCCTGATGGAGAACGTGGACAACCTGGGCGAGATGGGGACGACCGTCACCGTGGCCCGGGGCTATGCCCGCAATTACCTGATCCCGAAGGGCCTGGCCGTGCTGGCCACCGACGCCCACCGCAAGCTGGTCGCCGAGCACATGAAGATCGCCGCCAAGCGCGACGATCTGCGCAAGGCCGCCGCCGAGGAGCTGGCCGCGAAGATCGGCGAGCTCGAGTGCACGATCACGGTGCAGGCCGACGAAGAGGACAAGCTCTACGGCTCGGTCACCGCCCGTGACATCGCCGAGCACCTCAAGAGCGAGCACGCGACCTTCGAGCACAAGCAGGTCGTCCTGGACGAGGCCATCAAGCAGCTGGGCGTGTACTCGGTGCCCGTGAAGCTGCACTCCGCCGTCGAGGTGATGGCCAAGGTCTGGGTCGTCAAGGGTTGA